The Catenuloplanes niger genome includes a window with the following:
- a CDS encoding NAD-dependent epimerase/dehydratase family protein, producing MTTVRVRQCAAAVIGATGFIGSRLVAELTSSGHPVARFNQAHPPVVGGRAAPGLCDAEIVLFLAARLSPALAERHPEQIAAERKLLIDVLEVLRRSGRSPVFVLASSGGTVYSPDVWPPYAESALTRPTSAYGRAKLRLERELLDHAAHVRPVILRLSNVYGPGQRPAHGYGVLSHWLDAAARRQPIRVFGDPDVVRDYVHVDDVAGILTTLHRRTADTGLDGIPAVLNVGSGAPTSLNDLLGIVSTVVDRRIEVVREGGRQFDRRGNWLDSSLAHATLGWKAQIGLTDGVRECWRHLLDERAGR from the coding sequence GTGACCACGGTGCGGGTGCGGCAGTGCGCGGCGGCGGTGATCGGCGCCACCGGGTTCATCGGTTCCCGGCTCGTCGCCGAGCTGACCAGCTCCGGGCATCCGGTCGCCCGGTTCAACCAGGCGCATCCACCGGTGGTCGGCGGGCGGGCGGCTCCCGGCCTCTGCGACGCCGAGATAGTCCTGTTCCTCGCGGCGCGGCTGAGCCCGGCACTCGCGGAGCGGCACCCGGAGCAGATCGCCGCCGAGCGGAAGCTGCTCATCGACGTGCTGGAGGTTCTCCGGCGGTCCGGCAGGTCCCCGGTGTTCGTGCTGGCCAGCTCGGGCGGCACGGTCTACTCACCGGACGTGTGGCCGCCGTACGCGGAGTCGGCGCTGACCCGGCCCACGTCGGCGTACGGCCGGGCCAAACTCCGGTTGGAACGGGAGCTGCTGGACCACGCCGCGCACGTCCGCCCGGTGATCCTGCGGCTCAGCAACGTCTACGGTCCGGGCCAGCGGCCCGCCCACGGGTACGGCGTGCTGTCGCACTGGCTGGACGCCGCGGCCAGGCGGCAGCCGATCAGGGTCTTCGGCGATCCGGACGTGGTGCGCGACTACGTGCACGTGGACGACGTCGCCGGCATCCTCACCACGCTGCACCGCCGCACCGCCGACACCGGCCTGGACGGCATCCCGGCCGTGCTCAACGTGGGCTCCGGCGCACCGACCTCGCTCAACGACCTGCTCGGCATCGTGTCCACGGTGGTCGACCGGCGGATCGAGGTGGTGCGCGAGGGCGGCCGCCAGTTCGACCGGCGCGGGAACTGGCTGGACTCCTCGCTGGCCCACGCCACGCTGGGCTGGAAGGCGCAGATCGGGCTGACCGACGGCGTGCGCGAGTGCTGGCGGCACCTGCTCGACGAGCGGGCCGGCCGGTGA
- a CDS encoding glycosyl hydrolase produces the protein MEQRKSEPADLPMVVAICAFHVENVRKHLHHNLAQLSGDEYFVQLDRPVTPAAEEVAAEVGAAGGTMHVLGATGGLSASRNLMLARWPHHHVMFVDDDVRLDAKAVTAVRESLRAGAHVVGARLARPPLPLPWYVTSGQFHLLGWHRDDRDIKIWGACMAVDTAFAHANGLSFDMALSRTGGNLQSGEDTTFIKMMKDAGAREQLLPDYSVTHDVDPARLTLRYLLRRAYWQGRCEAGRDQARAGLRKEWDRHRSAPESRLRLPLACLYGAVTGWGVLHGLLLRGWARYRRSAVPAG, from the coding sequence ATGGAACAGAGGAAATCAGAGCCGGCCGACCTCCCGATGGTGGTGGCGATCTGCGCCTTCCACGTCGAGAACGTACGCAAGCACCTGCACCACAACCTGGCTCAGTTGTCCGGCGACGAGTACTTCGTCCAGCTGGACCGGCCGGTCACCCCGGCGGCGGAGGAGGTCGCGGCCGAGGTCGGCGCGGCCGGTGGGACGATGCACGTGCTCGGCGCCACCGGCGGCCTGTCCGCGTCGCGCAATCTCATGCTGGCCCGCTGGCCGCATCACCACGTGATGTTCGTCGACGACGACGTGCGGCTCGACGCCAAGGCCGTCACCGCGGTCCGGGAGAGCCTGCGCGCGGGGGCGCACGTCGTCGGCGCCCGCCTCGCCCGCCCACCGCTCCCGCTGCCGTGGTACGTGACGTCCGGCCAGTTCCATCTGCTCGGCTGGCACCGGGACGACCGCGACATCAAGATCTGGGGCGCCTGCATGGCCGTGGACACCGCGTTCGCGCACGCCAACGGCCTCTCGTTCGACATGGCGCTGAGCCGCACCGGCGGCAACCTCCAGTCCGGCGAGGACACCACCTTCATCAAGATGATGAAGGACGCGGGAGCCCGGGAGCAGCTGTTGCCGGACTACTCCGTGACGCATGACGTCGACCCCGCCCGGCTGACCCTGCGTTACCTGCTGCGGCGGGCGTACTGGCAGGGCCGGTGCGAGGCCGGGCGGGACCAGGCGCGGGCCGGTCTGCGCAAGGAGTGGGACCGCCACCGGAGCGCGCCGGAGTCCCGCCTGCGCCTGCCGCTCGCCTGCCTCTACGGCGCGGTGACCGGCTGGGGCGTGCTGCACGGCCTGCTGCTGCGGGGCTGGGCGCGGTACCGCCGCTCAGCGGTGCCGGCCGGCTGA
- a CDS encoding LuxR C-terminal-related transcriptional regulator, whose translation MSFKLSLSELDARIIESIAAGERTVHIANKVYLSRQGVEYHVSKLLQNLRVPNRPALIAKVYSLGILTVGTWPPEVRRETLE comes from the coding sequence GTGAGCTTTAAACTGTCGCTATCCGAACTGGATGCTCGCATCATCGAGAGCATCGCCGCCGGCGAACGGACCGTGCACATCGCGAACAAGGTGTATCTGAGTCGCCAGGGCGTCGAATACCACGTCAGTAAACTGCTGCAGAACCTGCGCGTCCCCAATCGGCCCGCCCTCATCGCCAAGGTCTATTCTCTTGGCATCCTCACCGTCGGCACCTGGCCGCCGGAGGTCCGCCGCGAAACGCTCGAATGA